CCTGCGCACCCGCTCGCTCGCCAACGTCGTGCAGGCGGAGATCGAGCGGATGATCATCGACGGCGAGCTTCAGCCGAACGAACGCGTCAACGAGAACGCGCTCGCCCAGCGCCTGGGCGTCAGCCGCGGGCCGATCCGCGAGGCCTGCAGCGCGATCGGCGCGATGGGTCTGATCGAGGTCATTCCCAATCGCGGGTTCTTCGTGCGCGCGCTCACCAACGACGAGGCGTACGACCTGTCGGTCGCGCGTGCCGGCGTCTTCGCCTGCCTGACCATGATGGCGGCCGAGCGGGTCACGGACGAGGAGCTCCGCCCGCTGGCAGCCCTGATCGAGAAGATGGAGGCGATCGCCGATACGGGCGACGTCCACACCTACTATCCGCTCAATCTCGAGTTCCATCGGCACGTCACGGCGCTGGGCGGCAATGTCCGCCTCGCCCAGATCTACCAGAGCTTCGTGCGCGAGTTGCACATCCAACGCTATCGCGCGCTCTCCAGCGGCGACACGCTGCACGTGTCGAACAGCGAGCACCGCGCGATCCTCGACGCCCTGACCGCCCGCGATCCCGATGCCGCGCTCAAGGCCGGGCGGCTCCACATCATGAACGGCATCGTGCGCACCCGCCGGGCGGGCGACCCCATCAGGCCGCAGGAAGCGGACACCGGCAGGGGCCACGCCGCGAAAGCGCGCAAGACCTGACGAAACGGCCTTTTCATCTGTAAGAGTCGGCAGACAACTGTTGACAATAAACAATACGGCGAACACTCTGAGCTTCGCCAATCGCGCCTGGTTCAGGGCGCACCTGACGAGGACAACTATGGCATCGATCGAGGCAAGCGAGACCGAGCTCACCCGGTATGTCGCCGAGTTCGTCGCCGGCACGGAGGCGGGCGACATTCCCGAGGACGTGGTCGCCCTGGGCAAGAAATCGATCCTGGACGGGCTGGGCCTGGCGCTGTCCGGCTCGGTCGCGAAGTCCGGCGAACTGGTCCGGCGTCACCTCGACGATCTCGGCCTGGAGGCCGGGCCGGCCACCGTGATCGGCGGCGGCCGTAAGGTCGCCCCGCGCTTCGCCGCCTTCGCCAACGGCGTCGGCATTCACGCCGACGACTACGACGACACCCAGCTGGCGGTCGCTCCGGACCGCGTCTATGGCCTCTTGACGCATCCGACCGCGCCGGCGCTTCCCGCCGCCCTGGCGCTCGCCGAGCAGACCGGCGCGTCCGGCCGGGCGTTCATGCTCGCCTATCACCTGGGCGTCGAGGTCGAGTGCAAGATCGCGGAGGCGATCGCCCCCCGGCACTACCAGGCCGGCTTCCACGCGACCGCGACCTGCGGCACGTTCGCGGCCGCTGCCGCCGCCGCGCGCCTTCTCGGCCTCGATGTCGGCGCGACGCGGCGGGCGCTTTCGATCGCGGGCAGCCAGTCGGCCGGCCTGCGCGAGAACTTCGGCACGATGACCAAGCCGTTCCATGCCGGCCGTGCCTCGGAAAGCGGCGTCGCCGCGGCGCAGTTCGCATCCTATGGCTGGACGGCGACCGGACGGGTCCTCGAGGCGCCGCGCGGGTTCTTCAACGCCGCCGGCGGCGGCTACGATCCGGGCGCGATCCAGGGGCGGCTGGGCGCACCCTGGACCTTCGCGGAGCCCGGCATTTCGATCAAGCCGCACCCCTCGGGTTCGCTGACGCATCCCGGCATGACCGAGATGCTCCGCCTGATCCACGAGCACGGCATCGCGGCCGACCAGGTGAGCCGGGTCCGTGTCGGCACCAACTCCAACATGCCGAACGCGCTGATTCACCACCGGCCCCAGGACGAGCTCCAGGCGAAGTTCTCCATGGAGTTCTGCATGGCGATCCTGCTGCTCGACGGCCGTGCGGGGCTTGCCGAGTTCACCGACGAGGCGGTGCGGCGCCCGGACGTCCAGGCGATGATCGCGAAGGTCGACTTCGGCGTCGACGACGAGGCGGAAGCGGCCGGCTACCACAAGATGACGACCCTCATCGAGATCGAGCTCGCCGACGGGCGGACCGTCACGGGGCGCGCCGATTTCGGCAAGGGCAGCCCGGCCAACCCGATGAGCTATGACGAGGTCGCGGACAAGTTCCGGGAGAACGCCGGCTTTGCCGGTGTCGCCGACCGGATCGCCGGCGAGCTCGTCCAGCGCGTGCGCGACCTGGAGCTCCAGACCTCGGTCGGCGCGCTGACCGAGCGGCTGCTGCATGCCGGTCGATGACGACCGGTTGGCCCGACGCCGCGTGAGGATGCCATGAGCGCTCCCGAGGTGACCGGGCGGTTGGCCGCCTGGATCGTCGATCTGCGGCCGGACGCCATTCCAGCCTCCGTGCGGCGCGAGGCCGTGCGGACCTTCGTCAATTGGCTGGGATGCGCCGTCGGCGGCGCCTCGCACGAGACGGTCGATCGCGCGCTCGCGGCCGTCCGGCCGCTCTCCGGACCGAGGAGCGCGCAGGTCCTCGGCCGAGCGGAGCGGCTCGATCCCCTGCATGCGGCGCTGGTCAACGGCATCGCCTCGCACGTGCTCGACTACGACGACACCCATCTCAAGACGATCATCCATCCGGCTGGGCCGGTCGCCTCGGCGATCCTGGCGGTCGCCGAGGGGCGAGCCGTCGGCGGCGCTGACTTCCTGACCGCGCTCACCGTCGGCATCGAGGTCGAATGCCGGATCGGCAACGCCGTCTATCCCGAGCACTACGATCGCGGCTGGCACATCACGGGAACGGCCGGCGTCTTCGGCGCAGCGGCCGCAACCGGACGCCTGCTCGGCCTGGACGCGCGGCGCATGACCTGGGCGCTCGGCCTGGCCGCGACCCAGGCGTCGGGCCTGCGCGAGATGTTCGGCACGATGACCAAGAGCTTCCATCCCGGCCGCGCCGCGCAGAACGGCGCTATGGCCGCGTTCCTCGCCGAAGCCGGCTTCGATTCGTCCGAGCATGCCATCGAGGCGCCGCGCGGCTTCGCCCGCGTCCTGTCGACCAAGCAGGACTATGGCGCGATCCTGGGCGGCCTCGGCGAGCATTGGGAGGCCGGCCTGAACAGCTACAAGCCCTTCGCGTGCGGCATCGTCATCCATCCTGCGATCGACGGCTGCCGGCAATTGCGTGAGGTTCTGGGCGACCGGGTCGGCGCGATCCGCTCGGTCGCTCTGCGCACCCATCCGCTCGTCCTGGAGTTGACCGGCAAGACGACGCCGCAGACCGGGCTGGAGGGCAAGTTCAGCGTCTACCACGCCGCCGCGACCGCCTTGCTGCGCGGCGAGGGCGGGCCGGAGGCCTTCACCGACGACCGGGTGCAGGATCCCGCGATCATCGCCCTGCGCGAGCGGGTCGGCGCCACCACGGATCCGGAAATCGCCGAGGATGCCGTCCACATCACCGTGACGCTCGACGACGGCACGATCGTCGAGCGGCGTATCGACCACGCCATAGGCAGCCTGGAGCGGCCGTTGTCCGACGACGATCTCTCCGCCAAGTTCCGAGGCCAGGCGGCCGCGGTGATCGGCGACCAGGCGGCCGAGGCGCTGCTCGACGCGGCGTGGCGGATCGAGAGCACCGACGACGCTGCCTCGATTGCCGCGCTTTCCGTTCCCGACCGTTGACGTCGGCAGATCCGGAGGACCGACGCCATGTCCGTGGCCCATCTCGTCATCGGCATCCTGGAGGGCGACGACATCGGTCACGAGATCGTGCCGGCGGCGGTCGAGGTGATCCGCGCCGGCGCCGAGCGTACCGGCCTGCGCATCGACTGGCGACCGATGCCGGTCGGCCGCGCCGCCCTCGACAGCCTCGGCTCGACCCTGCCGGACGGCACGCTCGAGGCCCTGGCGGCGATGGACGGCTTCATCCTGGGCCCGATCGGCCATCAGGCCTATCCGCGCGTGCCCGGCGCGATCAACCCGCACCCCATCCTGCGCAAGCATTTCGGCCTGTTCGCCAACATCCGCCCGACCCGGACCTTTCCTGGGCTGGGCGCTCTGTTCGAGGGCGTTGACCTCGTCATCGTCCGCGAGAACAACGAGGGCTTCCAGCCGGACCGCAACGTCGTCGCCGGCTCCGGCGAGTTCCGGCCGACCGAGGAGGTCACGATCTCGGTCCGGGTGATCACCCGCGCGGGCAGCGCCCGGGTCGCGCGCGCCGCGTTCGAACTGGCCCAGGCACGAAGGCGCAAGCTGACCGTCGTGCACAAGAACACCGTGTTCAAGCTGGGCTGCGGCATGTTCGTCGAGGAGTGCCACCGCGTCGCCCGCGACTTCCCCGAGGTCGTGGTCGACGAGGTCATCGTCGACACCTTTGCCATGCGCTTGGTGCGCGATCCCCAGAGCTTCGACGTCGTGGTCACCACCAACATGTTCGGCGACATCCTGTCGGACGAGGCGGCGGGCTTGGTCGGTGGGCTCGGCATGGCGCCCGGCCTGTGCATCGGTGAGGGCGCGATCGCCATGGCCCAGGCGACGCACGGCTCGGCGCCGGACATCGCCGGGCAAGGCATCGCCAATCCCTATGCCATGATCGAATCCGCGCGCATGCTGGTCGCATGGCTCGGCCGTGATCGCGGCCTGCCCGAGGCGGTCGCCGCGGCATCCCTGATCCAGGACGCCATCGTCCGGGCGCTGGCCGATCCCGCCTGCCGCACCCGCGACATCCTGGGGACCGGCGACACGGGAGCGATGACCGAGGGCGTCATCGCCGCGCTCGACGCGCACTGACCGGCGATGCGGACGGTGAAGTCGACGATCGTGCCGTGGCCGGAGCTGGCCGAGGCCTGACCGGTGTCCTGAGCCCGGGCGCGTCGCCCAGCCGGGCGACCAGGAGCGGACCCAGGTCGGCACGATCCGGTGGCGCCCGGTCCGACGCGGCCAGCGGTCCGTGCGACGCTCTGGCGGCCCTGGGATGCTCCCTGCCTTCGCCTACCGCCCTCCGGGCTACATGAGGCGGGTTCCTGCCTCCGCCTACCGCGCTTCGCGCTACATGAGGCCGCGATCCCATCCATGCCGTACCCGCCACTCCAGCCAGCCACGCAGGCGAGCCTATACCCGACCCGCCCCGCCAATCGTTAACGCCACGCGGTTTTTCCAAGCGATCGCCTCCCAGGCGCACCCGGGGATGCCTGTGCCGAAGGCGGCGCGATCGCCCGCCGGCGCTAACGCTTTCTTAAAGAATGCCGGGCGAGGATGCGGTCAGGCGAAGGGGACGGACGGGCCATGCCGACGACCGGCGATCCACGATCCACAGATGCGGGATGCAAAGCGCGGCTGCGCCGGACGGCCTCGCTCCGGACGTCAGCGGCCCTTGCGGACCGGACGCTGCGGCGTCCGTCCGGCGAAGGGATTGTCCGGCTCGCGCAGGGTGAGGCGGACCGGTGTGCCGGCGAGGTCGAAGCTCTCGCGCAGCCCCGAGGCCAGATAGCGCTCATAGGCGTCGGGCAGGCGGCTCACCTGCGTGCCGAACAGGACGAAGCTCGGCGGGCGCGTGCTCGCCTGGGTCATGTAGCGGATCTTGATCCGTCGGCCCTGGGACAGGGGCGGCGGATGCGCGGCCAGCGCGGCCTCCAGCCACTGGTTCAGCCGCGCGGTCGGCACGCGCCGGTTCCAACGCTCATAGGCGTGGGCGACTGCGGGCAGGAGGCGGTCGACGCCCCGTCCGGTCAGCACCGACATCGGCAGGCAGGTCGCGCCCTTGAACGGCGCCAGCTTGTTCTCGATGCGCAGCTGCACGAGGCCGAGGGTCGCCCTGGCGTCCTCGACGAGGTCCCATTTGTTGAGAACGATGACCAGCGCGCGGCCCTCGCGCGCCGCGAGATGGGCGATGGCCACGTCCTGCATCTCGATCGGCTGCGTGGCGTCGACCACGAGCACGGCGACGTGGGCGAGCTTGAGGGCGTCGACCGTCGCGCGGGTCGACAGGCGCTCGAGCCCCTCGACCACGCGCGCCCGCTTGCGCAGGCCGGCGGTGTCGATCAGCGCGATCGGCCGGTCGTTCCAGCGCCAGGGCAGGCTGACCGCGTCGCGGGTCAGCCCCGGCTCCGGCCCGGTCAGCAGGCGCTCCTCGCGCAGCAGCCGGTTGATCAGCGAGGACTTGCCGACATTGGGCCGGCCGACCACGACCATCTTGAGCGGCCCGGGGGGCAGGGGCGCAGCGACCTCCTCGGCCTCGTCTTCGGCCGCCGCATCCGGCGCGGCGGCCGTCATGTCGTCTTGCGCCTCCTGCGCCTCGTCGGCGGCGGCGGCAGGCTCGGCGCCCTCCGGCTCCTCGGCCAGGCGCAGCCGTGCGCGGATGATCTCGGCCAGGTCGCGCAACCCCTCGCCGGTCCGTGCCGACAGGGCGACCGGCTCGCCCAGGCCGAGGCGCCAGGCTTCCGCGGCGAAGGCCTCGGCCGCCCGGCCTTCCGCCTTGTTGGCGACCAGGAGGACCGGCTTCGGCTGGCGGCGCGCCCAAGCGGCGACCGTCTCGTCCAGGGGCGTGATGCCGGCCTTGGCGTCGATCACGAGCAGGCCGAGATCGGCCTCGGCCAGCGCTTGCTCCGAATGGCGGCGGACCCTGGCGGCGATGCTGCCGGGGGGCCCGTCCTCGAGACCGGCGGTGTCGACCAGGGCAATGTCGAGGTCACCCAGGCGCGCGGCCGTCTCGAGGCGGTCGCGGGTCACGCCCGGCCGGTCGTCGACGATCGCCGCCCGGCGCCCGGCCAAGCGGTTGAACAGGGTCGACTTGCCGACATTGGGCCGGCCGAGAATGGCGATCACGGGCGGCACGGCGCGCTCTCAGCGATAGGCGACGATGTCGCCGCCGGTGGTGAGGAAATAGACCGTCCGGTCGGCGACCACCGGCGCGGACACGACCGGTCCGGGCAGGTCGATCTCGCCCAGGAGCTCGCCGGTATAGGGCGACATGCTGACCGCCTTGCCGTGCGACCCGGCGAAGAGGAGCCGGTCGCCGGCGAGCACCGGCCCGCTCCAGACGATCGGCGCGCTGGCGGTGTCCTCCGGGTCGGTCAGCCGGGGCAGGGGGCTCACCCACTTGATCCGGCCGCCCTGGCGGAGCAGGCAGGCGACCTCGCCGCGCGAGGTCAGGACGTAGACGTAGTCGCCGACCGCCCAGGGCGTCTCGACCGAGACCATCTCCT
Above is a genomic segment from Geminicoccaceae bacterium SCSIO 64248 containing:
- a CDS encoding FCD domain-containing protein, with protein sequence MTDTRDQPPNFSPIDFLRTRSLANVVQAEIERMIIDGELQPNERVNENALAQRLGVSRGPIREACSAIGAMGLIEVIPNRGFFVRALTNDEAYDLSVARAGVFACLTMMAAERVTDEELRPLAALIEKMEAIADTGDVHTYYPLNLEFHRHVTALGGNVRLAQIYQSFVRELHIQRYRALSSGDTLHVSNSEHRAILDALTARDPDAALKAGRLHIMNGIVRTRRAGDPIRPQEADTGRGHAAKARKT
- a CDS encoding MmgE/PrpD family protein, encoding MASIEASETELTRYVAEFVAGTEAGDIPEDVVALGKKSILDGLGLALSGSVAKSGELVRRHLDDLGLEAGPATVIGGGRKVAPRFAAFANGVGIHADDYDDTQLAVAPDRVYGLLTHPTAPALPAALALAEQTGASGRAFMLAYHLGVEVECKIAEAIAPRHYQAGFHATATCGTFAAAAAAARLLGLDVGATRRALSIAGSQSAGLRENFGTMTKPFHAGRASESGVAAAQFASYGWTATGRVLEAPRGFFNAAGGGYDPGAIQGRLGAPWTFAEPGISIKPHPSGSLTHPGMTEMLRLIHEHGIAADQVSRVRVGTNSNMPNALIHHRPQDELQAKFSMEFCMAILLLDGRAGLAEFTDEAVRRPDVQAMIAKVDFGVDDEAEAAGYHKMTTLIEIELADGRTVTGRADFGKGSPANPMSYDEVADKFRENAGFAGVADRIAGELVQRVRDLELQTSVGALTERLLHAGR
- a CDS encoding MmgE/PrpD family protein; the encoded protein is MSAPEVTGRLAAWIVDLRPDAIPASVRREAVRTFVNWLGCAVGGASHETVDRALAAVRPLSGPRSAQVLGRAERLDPLHAALVNGIASHVLDYDDTHLKTIIHPAGPVASAILAVAEGRAVGGADFLTALTVGIEVECRIGNAVYPEHYDRGWHITGTAGVFGAAAATGRLLGLDARRMTWALGLAATQASGLREMFGTMTKSFHPGRAAQNGAMAAFLAEAGFDSSEHAIEAPRGFARVLSTKQDYGAILGGLGEHWEAGLNSYKPFACGIVIHPAIDGCRQLREVLGDRVGAIRSVALRTHPLVLELTGKTTPQTGLEGKFSVYHAAATALLRGEGGPEAFTDDRVQDPAIIALRERVGATTDPEIAEDAVHITVTLDDGTIVERRIDHAIGSLERPLSDDDLSAKFRGQAAAVIGDQAAEALLDAAWRIESTDDAASIAALSVPDR
- a CDS encoding isocitrate/isopropylmalate family dehydrogenase; this encodes MSVAHLVIGILEGDDIGHEIVPAAVEVIRAGAERTGLRIDWRPMPVGRAALDSLGSTLPDGTLEALAAMDGFILGPIGHQAYPRVPGAINPHPILRKHFGLFANIRPTRTFPGLGALFEGVDLVIVRENNEGFQPDRNVVAGSGEFRPTEEVTISVRVITRAGSARVARAAFELAQARRRKLTVVHKNTVFKLGCGMFVEECHRVARDFPEVVVDEVIVDTFAMRLVRDPQSFDVVVTTNMFGDILSDEAAGLVGGLGMAPGLCIGEGAIAMAQATHGSAPDIAGQGIANPYAMIESARMLVAWLGRDRGLPEAVAAASLIQDAIVRALADPACRTRDILGTGDTGAMTEGVIAALDAH
- the der gene encoding ribosome biogenesis GTPase Der, which encodes MPPVIAILGRPNVGKSTLFNRLAGRRAAIVDDRPGVTRDRLETAARLGDLDIALVDTAGLEDGPPGSIAARVRRHSEQALAEADLGLLVIDAKAGITPLDETVAAWARRQPKPVLLVANKAEGRAAEAFAAEAWRLGLGEPVALSARTGEGLRDLAEIIRARLRLAEEPEGAEPAAAADEAQEAQDDMTAAAPDAAAEDEAEEVAAPLPPGPLKMVVVGRPNVGKSSLINRLLREERLLTGPEPGLTRDAVSLPWRWNDRPIALIDTAGLRKRARVVEGLERLSTRATVDALKLAHVAVLVVDATQPIEMQDVAIAHLAAREGRALVIVLNKWDLVEDARATLGLVQLRIENKLAPFKGATCLPMSVLTGRGVDRLLPAVAHAYERWNRRVPTARLNQWLEAALAAHPPPLSQGRRIKIRYMTQASTRPPSFVLFGTQVSRLPDAYERYLASGLRESFDLAGTPVRLTLREPDNPFAGRTPQRPVRKGR